One Rossellomorea aquimaris DNA window includes the following coding sequences:
- the grpE gene encoding nucleotide exchange factor GrpE, with translation MSEKTKQEQHDAKEENSEVVEEVFAEEPQAEEVAEEQQESDELSQLEEKLNESENRYLRLRADFDNFRRRVNVESEAKEKYRAQGLITELLPALDNFERALNIDADNDQTKTLLQGMEMVHRSIVEALKKEGVEPIEAVGQEFDPHLHQAVMQTEDENFDSNVVVEEFQKGYKLKDRVIRPSMVKVNQ, from the coding sequence ATGTCTGAAAAAACAAAACAAGAGCAGCATGATGCGAAAGAAGAAAACAGCGAAGTGGTAGAAGAAGTGTTCGCTGAAGAACCTCAAGCAGAGGAAGTAGCAGAAGAACAACAAGAATCAGATGAGCTTTCACAATTGGAAGAGAAGCTGAATGAGTCTGAGAATCGTTATCTTCGTTTAAGAGCTGATTTCGATAACTTCCGCCGCCGCGTCAATGTAGAAAGCGAAGCGAAGGAGAAATATCGTGCTCAAGGACTGATCACTGAACTATTGCCGGCACTTGATAATTTCGAGCGTGCTTTAAATATAGATGCTGATAATGATCAAACAAAAACACTGCTTCAAGGAATGGAAATGGTTCATAGAAGTATTGTAGAAGCCCTTAAGAAAGAGGGAGTAGAGCCAATTGAAGCGGTAGGTCAAGAGTTTGATCCACATTTGCATCAAGCAGTTATGCAAACAGAAGATGAAAATTTCGATAGCAATGTAGTTGTTGAAGAATTTCAAAAAGGATACAAACTGAAAGACAGAGTAATTCGTCCTTCCATGGTGAAGGTCAATCAATAA
- the hrcA gene encoding heat-inducible transcriptional repressor HrcA: MLTDRQLLILQVIIDDFILSAQPVGSRSLSKKDEISFSSATIRNEMADLEDLGFIEKTHTSSGRVPSEKGYRYYVDHLLSPQKLEKNDVHAIRSIFTERIYELEKVVQKSAKILSELTNYTTIVLGPDLKENKLKKIQLIPLNKDTAIAIIVTDNGHVENKLFQIPPTMDAAELEKLVHILNDRLSGVPISELNDKIFKEVALLLREHIQNYDFILHSITNSFNPTVTDKLFFGGKTNILNQPEFNDVHKVRMLLEMIEQEESVYNLIRPSATGLNIKIGKENDHLAMENCSLITATYSIGKEQLGSIAIIGPTRMEYSRVVSLLNFFSNDMSKVLTKLYQSGD; the protein is encoded by the coding sequence TTGTTAACAGATCGACAACTTCTAATTCTTCAAGTGATTATTGATGATTTTATCCTGTCAGCTCAGCCTGTCGGTTCGAGGAGCTTGTCCAAGAAGGATGAAATTTCCTTCAGCTCAGCTACGATTCGAAATGAAATGGCTGATTTGGAGGATTTGGGTTTTATTGAAAAAACGCATACTTCTTCAGGACGTGTTCCATCTGAAAAGGGTTATCGTTATTATGTGGATCACTTGCTTTCTCCACAGAAATTAGAGAAGAATGACGTGCATGCAATACGCTCCATCTTCACTGAGCGAATATATGAATTGGAGAAAGTTGTCCAGAAGTCGGCAAAGATCCTTTCCGAGCTGACGAATTACACGACCATCGTATTAGGTCCCGATTTGAAGGAAAATAAGCTGAAGAAGATTCAACTTATTCCTTTGAACAAGGATACAGCGATTGCCATCATCGTGACGGATAACGGACATGTTGAAAATAAACTGTTCCAAATCCCGCCGACAATGGATGCGGCAGAGCTTGAGAAGCTTGTGCACATCTTAAATGACCGGTTATCAGGTGTTCCTATCAGTGAGTTAAACGATAAAATTTTCAAGGAAGTCGCTCTTTTGCTAAGAGAGCATATTCAGAACTATGATTTTATCCTTCACTCGATTACTAATTCCTTTAACCCAACGGTCACGGATAAGCTGTTCTTTGGTGGGAAAACCAATATACTTAACCAACCTGAGTTTAATGACGTCCATAAAGTACGCATGCTCCTTGAAATGATTGAACAAGAGGAGAGCGTCTACAACTTGATTCGTCCTTCCGCTACAGGATTGAACATTAAAATCGGGAAAGAGAATGATCATCTTGCTATGGAGAATTGCAGTCTCATAACCGCTACTTATTCTATTGGTAAAGAACAATTAGGTTCCATTGCGATTATCGGACCTACTCGAATGGAGTATTCCCGTGTCGTGAGTTTACTTAATTTCTTTTCAAATGATATGTCCAAGGTTCTTACGAAACTGTATCAAAGTGGAGATTAG
- the hemW gene encoding radical SAM family heme chaperone HemW → MNAPKGGIYLVKSAYIHIPFCEHICHYCDFNKVFLEGQPVDEYLISLGNEMNQRVMSPDKLDTIFVGGGTPTSLNASQLDLLCKSINTHLPFDQGEFTFEANPGDLTEDKLRVLKDHGVNRLSFGVQSFNDELLKGIGRTHRSEDVYTSVETAQKVGFSNISIDLIYSLPKQTEEDFQDTLKKALDLDLPHYSAYSLIVEPKTVFYNLMRKGKLSLPSQDQEAAMYEILIETMEKYGINQYEISNFAKRGFESKHNLVYWDNNEYYGLGAGAHGYINGVRYSNYGPLKKYMDPIAEGSLPTIQQHEVTKAEMMEEEMFLGLRKVDGVSKSIFQQKFDCSVESVFGTSITEMEKRELLLVDEERVALTKQGRFLGNEVFQSFLGVI, encoded by the coding sequence ATGAATGCCCCTAAAGGAGGGATATACTTGGTAAAATCAGCTTATATTCATATACCTTTCTGTGAACATATCTGTCACTATTGTGATTTTAATAAAGTCTTTTTAGAAGGACAGCCTGTAGATGAATATTTAATCAGCCTGGGCAATGAAATGAATCAAAGAGTGATGTCTCCTGACAAACTGGATACGATTTTTGTCGGTGGCGGCACTCCGACATCATTGAACGCAAGCCAGCTTGATCTATTATGCAAATCGATCAACACTCATCTGCCCTTTGATCAGGGGGAATTCACATTTGAAGCAAACCCCGGCGATTTGACCGAAGATAAACTTCGAGTGTTAAAGGACCACGGTGTGAATCGATTGAGTTTTGGTGTTCAGTCTTTCAATGATGAGCTCCTGAAAGGAATCGGACGGACACATAGAAGCGAAGATGTGTACACGTCTGTGGAAACGGCTCAAAAAGTAGGATTCTCGAATATCAGCATTGATCTGATTTATAGCCTGCCTAAGCAAACAGAGGAAGATTTTCAAGATACATTGAAGAAGGCACTTGACCTTGATCTTCCTCATTACTCGGCTTATTCACTCATCGTAGAGCCGAAAACGGTCTTCTACAACCTGATGAGGAAAGGGAAGCTGTCATTGCCTTCTCAAGATCAGGAAGCAGCTATGTACGAGATTCTGATCGAAACGATGGAGAAATACGGGATCAATCAATATGAAATCAGTAATTTTGCTAAACGGGGATTCGAAAGCAAACATAATCTTGTTTATTGGGACAATAATGAATATTATGGTTTAGGAGCCGGTGCTCACGGATATATAAACGGAGTACGTTATTCCAATTACGGTCCCCTGAAAAAATATATGGACCCGATTGCAGAAGGTTCCCTGCCTACCATCCAGCAGCATGAAGTCACCAAAGCCGAAATGATGGAAGAGGAAATGTTTCTCGGATTACGTAAGGTAGATGGCGTAAGTAAATCCATATTCCAACAGAAATTTGATTGCAGCGTGGAGTCAGTCTTTGGTACCTCCATTACGGAAATGGAGAAGCGAGAACTGCTTTTAGTTGATGAAGAGCGTGTGGCACTTACGAAACAGGGCCGCTTTCTGGGGAACGAAGTATTTCAATCTTTCCTTGGTGTAATTTAA
- the lepA gene encoding translation elongation factor 4 produces the protein MMNREEKLERQSRIRNFSIIAHIDHGKSTLADRILEKTKALTAREMKEQLLDSMDLERERGITIKLNSVQLKYQAKDGEEYIFHLIDTPGHVDFTYEVSRSLAACEGAVLVVDAAQGIEAQTLANVYLALDNDLEILPVINKIDLPAADPERVRQEVEDVIGLDASEAVLASAKAGIGIEEILEQVVEKVPAPQGDPDAPLKALIFDSLYDAYRGVVAYIRVMEGSVKVGDKVRMMATGKEFEVTEIGVFTPKPTGQKELTVGDVGYLTAAIKNVGDTRVGDTITLAKNPAEKALPGYRRLNPMVYCGLYPIDSNRYNDLREALEKLELNDSALQYEPETSQALGFGFRCGFLGLLHMEIIQERIEREFKIDLITTAPSVIYHVKLTDGEEVKVDNPSMMPDPQKVDHVEEPYVKATIMVPNDYVGAVMELCQGKRGNFIDMQYMDDTRVNIVYEIPLAEIVYDFFDQLKSNTKGYASFDYELIGYKESKLVKMDILLNAENVDALSFIVHRDFAYERGKLIVEKLKELIPRQQFEVPVQAAIGQKIVARSTIKAIRKNVLAKCYGGDISRKRKLLDKQKEGKKRMKSVGNVEVPQEAFMAVLKMDDTDKK, from the coding sequence ATAATGAACCGTGAAGAGAAATTAGAAAGACAATCGAGAATTAGAAACTTTTCAATTATTGCTCATATAGATCATGGGAAATCTACCCTTGCCGATCGTATTTTGGAGAAAACAAAAGCACTGACGGCGCGTGAAATGAAAGAGCAATTACTGGATTCAATGGATCTTGAGAGAGAACGTGGAATCACGATCAAATTAAATTCTGTGCAATTAAAGTATCAAGCAAAGGATGGAGAAGAATATATCTTTCATCTGATTGATACACCAGGGCACGTAGACTTTACATACGAAGTATCTCGTAGTTTAGCTGCTTGTGAAGGAGCCGTCCTTGTTGTGGATGCTGCTCAAGGGATTGAAGCGCAAACATTGGCAAACGTGTATCTTGCCTTGGATAATGACCTGGAAATCCTGCCGGTCATCAACAAAATCGACCTTCCTGCAGCAGATCCTGAAAGGGTTCGACAGGAAGTGGAAGATGTCATCGGTCTGGATGCATCGGAAGCAGTCCTGGCATCAGCTAAAGCAGGGATCGGGATTGAAGAGATCCTTGAGCAGGTGGTTGAAAAAGTACCCGCCCCTCAGGGAGATCCAGATGCCCCACTAAAAGCCCTTATCTTTGACTCTTTATATGACGCATATAGAGGAGTCGTTGCTTACATCCGTGTGATGGAAGGAAGTGTCAAAGTCGGAGATAAAGTCCGTATGATGGCGACCGGGAAAGAGTTTGAAGTAACGGAAATCGGTGTCTTCACTCCAAAACCGACGGGACAAAAAGAATTAACGGTCGGGGATGTTGGGTACTTAACAGCAGCGATCAAGAATGTCGGGGACACCCGGGTGGGTGATACCATCACTCTTGCGAAAAACCCTGCCGAAAAAGCATTACCAGGTTACCGTCGCTTAAACCCGATGGTATATTGCGGTTTATATCCAATCGATTCAAATCGATACAACGATCTTAGGGAAGCACTTGAGAAGCTTGAATTGAATGACTCGGCACTTCAATATGAGCCTGAAACATCTCAAGCATTAGGATTCGGGTTCCGTTGTGGATTCCTTGGACTTCTTCATATGGAAATCATCCAGGAACGCATTGAGCGCGAATTCAAAATCGACCTTATCACGACTGCACCAAGCGTTATCTATCATGTCAAATTGACAGATGGCGAAGAAGTGAAAGTGGATAACCCGTCCATGATGCCTGATCCGCAAAAAGTGGATCATGTTGAAGAGCCTTATGTTAAAGCAACGATCATGGTTCCGAATGACTACGTCGGAGCGGTAATGGAGCTTTGCCAAGGAAAACGCGGTAACTTCATCGACATGCAGTATATGGATGATACACGAGTGAACATCGTCTATGAAATCCCGCTTGCTGAAATCGTGTATGACTTCTTCGATCAACTGAAGTCGAATACAAAAGGGTACGCTTCATTTGATTATGAGCTGATCGGATACAAAGAATCCAAGCTTGTGAAGATGGATATCCTGTTGAACGCTGAAAATGTCGATGCCCTCAGCTTTATCGTTCATCGTGACTTCGCTTATGAACGCGGGAAGTTGATTGTAGAGAAATTGAAGGAATTAATTCCGAGACAACAATTCGAAGTACCCGTCCAGGCAGCGATCGGGCAGAAAATTGTCGCAAGATCGACAATTAAAGCCATTCGGAAGAACGTTCTGGCAAAATGTTACGGTGGAGATATTTCACGTAAACGTAAACTTCTTGATAAACAAAAAGAAGGTAAAAAACGTATGAAGTCCGTAGGGAATGTAGAAGTTCCGCAAGAAGCATTCATGGCCGTCCTTAAAATGGACGATACGGATAAAAAATAA
- a CDS encoding DUF3679 domain-containing protein, protein MRKFFFKCALLISALFIGVLIGMQYANEGIVEMKGHEQQKFTSPVGVSQDGEGNVEASFLGNEMESKTLSEKKEKLEDMKAFNAFSSIGKALANTIESITNEIVNFIASLI, encoded by the coding sequence ATGAGAAAATTCTTTTTTAAATGTGCATTACTTATATCTGCATTATTTATCGGAGTACTGATCGGAATGCAGTATGCGAATGAAGGCATCGTGGAAATGAAGGGACATGAACAACAAAAATTCACTTCGCCGGTAGGAGTGAGCCAGGACGGGGAAGGGAACGTAGAAGCATCTTTCCTTGGGAATGAAATGGAATCGAAAACGTTAAGTGAAAAGAAAGAGAAATTAGAGGACATGAAAGCATTTAATGCGTTTTCCTCGATTGGAAAGGCGCTGGCGAATACAATTGAAAGTATCACCAATGAAATAGTGAACTTTATTGCTTCGTTAATATAA
- the gpr gene encoding GPR endopeptidase: MKNEEIDYSKYSIRTDLAVEAREMVVSDKAEDTSSIQGVMIKEKEEDGVKVSLVTVTPEGEEKIGKKPGNYLTIEAHGIRQEDAELQQRVEKVFANEFNQFLINNKISKNASCLIVGLGNWNVTPDSLGPRVCEDIIVTRHLFELQPESVEEGYRPVSALVPGVMGLTGIETSDIIFGVVEKSKPDFIIAIDALASRSIERVNSTIQVSDTGIHPGSGVGNKRKGLDQETLGVPVIAIGVPTVLDAVTIVSDTVDFLLKHFGKEMREGDRPSRSLAPAGLSFGERRKLTEEDLPEEQHRQAYMGIVGTLEDHEKRKLIHEVLAPIGHNLMVTPKEVDVFMEDMANLIASGLNAALHDAVDQENTGYQTR; encoded by the coding sequence ATGAAAAACGAAGAAATCGATTATAGTAAATATTCAATTCGTACCGATCTTGCCGTTGAAGCAAGAGAAATGGTCGTCAGTGATAAAGCGGAAGATACGTCATCCATCCAAGGAGTCATGATTAAAGAGAAAGAAGAGGATGGGGTAAAAGTATCCCTTGTCACCGTTACACCTGAAGGAGAAGAGAAAATCGGTAAAAAACCTGGTAATTACTTAACCATCGAGGCTCATGGAATTCGCCAGGAAGATGCAGAACTGCAACAAAGAGTTGAAAAAGTATTTGCCAATGAATTTAATCAATTTTTAATTAATAATAAAATCAGTAAAAATGCAAGCTGCTTAATTGTTGGGCTCGGTAACTGGAATGTAACCCCGGATTCATTAGGGCCCCGCGTCTGTGAAGATATCATAGTGACGAGACATCTTTTTGAACTGCAGCCGGAATCAGTGGAGGAGGGCTATCGACCGGTCAGTGCCCTCGTGCCTGGCGTGATGGGTCTGACGGGCATTGAAACGAGCGATATCATTTTCGGTGTAGTAGAAAAATCCAAACCCGACTTCATCATCGCAATCGATGCCCTGGCCTCCCGTTCCATTGAGCGTGTTAATTCAACCATCCAGGTCTCGGATACAGGCATCCATCCTGGGTCAGGAGTAGGGAACAAGCGAAAAGGATTGGATCAGGAAACGTTAGGGGTTCCGGTTATTGCCATCGGTGTTCCGACCGTACTTGATGCTGTCACAATCGTAAGTGATACAGTCGACTTTCTTTTAAAGCATTTTGGGAAAGAAATGAGAGAAGGGGACCGTCCATCCAGATCCCTAGCCCCGGCAGGGTTGAGCTTCGGTGAGAGAAGGAAATTAACAGAAGAAGATCTTCCGGAAGAACAGCATCGTCAAGCCTACATGGGAATTGTCGGAACTCTCGAGGATCATGAAAAACGAAAATTGATTCATGAAGTATTGGCTCCCATCGGGCATAATCTGATGGTCACACCTAAAGAAGTCGACGTGTTCATGGAAGATATGGCCAACCTTATCGCAAGCGGCTTGAATGCTGCACTTCATGATGCGGTTGATCAGGAGAATACGGGTTATCAGACGAGGTAG
- the rpsT gene encoding 30S ribosomal protein S20: protein MPNIKSAIKRVKTNNERNAQNAAVKSTMRTAIKKAEAAAANSADNAKDLATEAVRQLDKAAQKGLIHKNAADRQKSRLMKKAN, encoded by the coding sequence ATGCCAAATATCAAATCAGCTATCAAACGTGTAAAAACTAACAACGAGCGCAACGCTCAAAACGCTGCTGTAAAATCTACAATGCGTACTGCTATCAAGAAAGCAGAAGCTGCAGCTGCTAACAGCGCAGATAACGCTAAAGATTTAGCAACAGAAGCGGTTCGTCAATTAGACAAAGCAGCTCAAAAAGGTCTTATCCACAAAAACGCTGCGGATCGTCAAAAGTCTCGCCTTATGAAAAAAGCGAACTAA
- the holA gene encoding DNA polymerase III subunit delta, with translation MVIDIWKKIEKSQFAAIYLVYGNESFIINETKQRIVSSALSEEEMDFTFSSYDLEETPVEVAIEDAETFPFMGERRVVILQNPVFLTAEKTKEKVEHNIKRLEQYIQSPAPYTILVITANYEKLDERKKITKSLKKLAEVVEAKKLNEHELKSWVRERAASNSVQIDEDAIELLLTLAGTNLMMLTQELDKLSLYASDTNRIDVEVVERLTARSLEQNIFTLVDKVVHRRIDEALRIYYDLLKQNEEPLKILSILAGQFRLIYGTKELSRRGYGQQKIASYLKVHPFRVKLAAGQAKHFNDKQLAHIIELLSQGDYEIKTGKIKKELMIEMFLFKLHDQSFT, from the coding sequence TTGGTTATTGATATTTGGAAAAAAATAGAGAAATCTCAATTCGCAGCTATATATTTAGTTTACGGAAATGAGTCATTTATTATTAATGAAACGAAACAAAGAATTGTTTCAAGTGCCCTTTCAGAAGAAGAAATGGATTTTACTTTTTCCAGTTATGATTTGGAGGAAACTCCAGTGGAAGTGGCGATAGAAGATGCAGAAACCTTTCCATTTATGGGGGAGAGAAGGGTGGTCATCCTACAAAACCCTGTTTTCTTAACAGCTGAAAAAACAAAAGAAAAGGTAGAGCACAACATTAAACGACTGGAACAATACATACAATCCCCTGCTCCTTATACGATTTTGGTCATTACAGCGAATTACGAAAAACTGGACGAGCGTAAGAAAATTACGAAGTCCTTGAAGAAACTGGCAGAAGTCGTAGAGGCCAAAAAACTGAACGAGCATGAATTAAAGTCGTGGGTAAGAGAACGGGCTGCCTCTAATAGTGTTCAAATAGATGAAGATGCGATTGAATTATTGCTGACCCTCGCTGGAACAAACCTAATGATGTTAACACAAGAGCTGGACAAACTTTCTTTGTACGCAAGCGATACAAACAGAATCGACGTGGAAGTGGTGGAACGATTAACAGCCCGGTCCCTGGAACAAAATATTTTCACATTAGTGGATAAGGTTGTTCACCGAAGAATCGATGAGGCATTGAGAATTTATTACGATCTTCTCAAACAAAACGAAGAACCGTTGAAGATTCTATCGATTCTGGCAGGACAATTCAGATTGATATATGGAACGAAGGAACTATCACGCAGAGGGTACGGGCAGCAAAAAATTGCTTCCTACCTAAAAGTACACCCTTTTAGAGTGAAACTTGCAGCAGGTCAGGCAAAGCACTTCAATGATAAACAACTCGCCCATATCATAGAATTGCTATCTCAAGGAGATTATGAAATCAAAACAGGAAAAATCAAAAAAGAACTGATGATTGAAATGTTTCTGTTTAAACTTCATGATCAAAGTTTTACGTGA
- a CDS encoding YqzM family protein produces the protein MNQFEKNVQSKRNDAVDSGVGFIVSFGFFATMFVIATVIKLIGS, from the coding sequence GTGAACCAATTTGAAAAGAATGTACAATCAAAAAGAAATGATGCAGTAGATTCAGGCGTTGGGTTTATTGTTTCTTTTGGATTCTTTGCGACAATGTTCGTTATTGCAACTGTTATTAAGTTAATCGGCTCTTAA
- a CDS encoding DNA internalization-related competence protein ComEC/Rec2 → MNRGLYLYPAISVLSGTLLALQFHWGAVVLALLLISLFLRKMTFTILFLCLVFLFISFLNTTIQEKRQKTALSSEPEPIDLQIVINDIPTIDGNSFVTLARIKKEKVLIRYYFSSEEEKRKFQHVKPGFVCEVKGQLTEPKPNKNPNLFHYKNYLANRGVYWIFGVNVFEKCADQSTWKHALINLRFNGLKKIEREFPSSTVGVTQALLFGETGMIAEDTMKAFRELGVVHLLAISGLHVGLIFTILYYCLLRIGVTKESVTWFGIVFLLCYIVLTGASPSVMRASSMLIVILLSRKVSSKLSTIDSLSIVFVMLVLYDPYSVFNVGFQLSFMVSFSIVVSSAVLLNTSAAIAQLVKVTLVAQLSSLPIIIYHFYEFSLLGFLTNFLYVPLFSVIVLPMTIIVYILSVEWLILLHKHLLDGIQWVSTLIASFPFSTIVMGKPPFLLLIGYLIAIYIVFVWFEKRKYMLSGLLLLFYGTLHMLLNIYNPYGEIVFMDVGQGDATLIKLPYNRGTYLIDTGGEVQFPKEEWEERKNRFSVGEDIVVPLLKSKGITSIDTLILTHGDLDHIGGSEAVLEEMKVKEVLISPNSDEKGEMKKIMKIAGQKRVPVKEARYPYNWAGDKDGLHIVSPQDEEYEGNNDSIVLYGEIGSLKWLFTGDLEEQGEKEFIRNFDLPSDVLKVGHHGSNTSTTEEFLVETNPSVAVISAGETNRFGHPHPEVVERLKRRGITIYSTGESGAITYRFWDKKGTFSAHLP, encoded by the coding sequence ATGAATAGAGGGTTATACCTCTACCCCGCGATTTCAGTACTTTCAGGAACATTACTGGCACTTCAATTCCATTGGGGTGCTGTCGTTCTTGCTCTGCTTCTGATATCCCTTTTCCTCAGAAAAATGACCTTCACCATCCTATTTCTATGCCTCGTATTTCTCTTTATTTCCTTTCTCAACACCACTATTCAAGAAAAGAGACAGAAAACCGCTTTGTCATCAGAACCTGAACCGATCGACTTACAAATTGTGATCAATGACATTCCAACCATTGACGGGAATTCCTTTGTTACCCTTGCTCGAATAAAGAAAGAGAAGGTCCTCATTCGTTATTATTTCTCTTCGGAGGAAGAGAAACGAAAATTCCAACATGTGAAACCCGGTTTTGTGTGTGAAGTGAAAGGGCAGCTTACAGAACCCAAACCGAACAAAAATCCAAACTTGTTCCATTATAAAAATTATTTGGCTAATCGAGGAGTGTATTGGATTTTTGGAGTAAACGTATTCGAGAAGTGTGCAGATCAAAGCACTTGGAAACATGCCCTCATAAATCTTAGATTCAATGGATTGAAGAAAATCGAAAGGGAATTTCCATCTTCAACAGTTGGAGTGACCCAAGCGTTACTGTTTGGTGAAACAGGGATGATCGCAGAAGACACGATGAAGGCATTCAGAGAGCTGGGTGTCGTTCATTTACTGGCAATTTCTGGCCTGCACGTTGGGTTGATCTTTACGATTCTTTACTATTGTCTATTGAGGATCGGCGTCACAAAAGAATCGGTGACATGGTTCGGGATCGTTTTTCTCCTATGTTATATCGTATTGACGGGGGCATCTCCTTCCGTTATGAGGGCATCTTCCATGCTGATCGTGATTTTGCTCAGTAGGAAAGTATCAAGTAAGTTAAGTACAATCGACAGTTTGTCCATTGTATTTGTGATGTTGGTTTTATATGATCCATATTCTGTATTTAATGTTGGGTTTCAGCTTTCATTTATGGTGAGTTTTTCTATTGTAGTATCTTCAGCAGTTCTTCTGAATACTTCTGCAGCGATTGCTCAATTGGTGAAAGTTACACTCGTTGCCCAGCTGTCTTCGTTACCTATCATCATTTATCATTTCTATGAATTTTCTTTGCTGGGATTTCTCACGAATTTTCTTTATGTACCCCTTTTCTCAGTCATTGTCCTTCCCATGACCATCATCGTCTATATTCTGTCAGTTGAATGGTTGATTCTGCTCCATAAACATCTTTTGGATGGAATACAGTGGGTATCCACCCTTATCGCTTCTTTTCCATTTAGCACTATTGTGATGGGAAAGCCTCCATTTCTGTTATTGATAGGTTACCTCATCGCTATTTATATTGTGTTTGTTTGGTTTGAAAAGAGGAAATATATGCTTTCCGGGCTTCTTTTGCTTTTCTATGGAACCTTACATATGCTTCTAAACATCTATAACCCTTATGGAGAGATTGTATTTATGGATGTCGGGCAAGGTGATGCTACATTGATCAAACTGCCGTACAATCGGGGAACCTATCTTATCGATACAGGTGGGGAAGTGCAGTTTCCTAAAGAAGAATGGGAAGAGAGGAAGAATCGTTTTTCTGTAGGGGAAGATATCGTCGTTCCTTTATTGAAAAGTAAAGGCATCACATCCATTGACACCCTGATCTTAACACACGGAGATCTCGATCATATTGGCGGATCAGAAGCGGTTCTTGAGGAAATGAAAGTGAAGGAGGTCCTGATCAGCCCTAACAGCGACGAGAAAGGCGAAATGAAGAAAATCATGAAAATCGCCGGACAAAAGAGAGTTCCTGTTAAAGAAGCCCGGTATCCATACAACTGGGCTGGTGATAAAGATGGACTGCATATTGTTTCCCCGCAGGATGAAGAGTATGAAGGAAATAATGACTCCATTGTGTTATATGGAGAGATCGGGTCACTGAAATGGTTATTTACCGGAGATTTAGAAGAACAGGGAGAGAAAGAGTTCATCCGTAACTTCGATCTGCCGAGTGATGTGTTAAAAGTGGGTCATCATGGGAGTAATACGAGTACAACCGAAGAGTTCCTCGTTGAAACGAATCCGTCTGTAGCGGTGATCTCTGCGGGTGAAACCAATCGCTTTGGGCATCCTCATCCTGAAGTAGTGGAACGATTGAAGAGAAGAGGAATAACTATATATAGTACGGGTGAAAGTGGGGCGATCACCTATCGATTTTGGGATAAAAAAGGAACGTTTTCAGCCCACTTGCCATAG
- a CDS encoding ComE operon protein 2, with protein MERIAWHQYFMAQSQLLALRSTCTRLAVGATIVREKRIIAGGYNGSIAGGDHCIDEGCYVIDNHCVRTIHAEMNALLQCSKFGVGTENADIYVTHFPCLQCCKALIQAGIKTVYYAKDYKNHPYAIELFQKANVHVEKVPFQENSIDVNHKEKASLMLQLIEDLRNQGAEEEKLAYYEQEYIKLFNE; from the coding sequence ATGGAAAGAATCGCTTGGCATCAATATTTTATGGCCCAAAGTCAGCTCCTTGCCCTGCGCAGCACGTGTACAAGACTGGCGGTGGGGGCAACCATCGTTCGTGAAAAACGAATCATTGCAGGAGGCTATAACGGCTCCATTGCAGGAGGGGATCATTGTATAGATGAAGGGTGCTATGTGATTGACAATCACTGTGTGAGGACCATACATGCTGAAATGAATGCCCTGTTGCAATGTTCAAAGTTTGGGGTCGGAACGGAGAATGCGGATATTTATGTCACTCACTTCCCTTGTCTTCAATGCTGCAAGGCTCTTATCCAGGCAGGAATCAAAACGGTTTATTATGCAAAAGATTATAAAAACCATCCCTATGCCATTGAACTTTTCCAAAAGGCAAACGTCCACGTAGAGAAAGTGCCGTTTCAAGAAAACAGCATCGATGTAAATCACAAAGAAAAAGCCTCCTTGATGCTTCAATTAATCGAAGACTTGAGAAATCAAGGTGCTGAAGAAGAGAAGCTCGCATACTATGAACAAGAATACATAAAATTATTTAATGAATAG